TGCTGGTGATCGCCTTGCAGCGGGCGCTGCGCAAGGAGCGGCTCGTCTCCGCCCGGCTGGAAAACCTCGCCACGACCGATTGGCTCACCGGGCTCGCCAACCGGCGCAGCTTCGACGAAAATCTCATCATGGCCGGTCGCCGGGCCGCCCGTTCCGGCGCGTCCCTTTCGCTGCTGATGATTGATGCCGACCGCTTCAAGCTTCTCAACGACACCTTCGGCCACGCCAAGGGCGACGAGGTGCTGCACCAGATCGGTGCCGTCATCGCCGCCGCCGCCCGGCGGGCCGATGATGTGGCGGCGCGCTATGGCGGGGAGGAATTCGCCGTCATCCTGCCCGCCACCGGAGCCGCCGGAGCGGCCCGTGTGGCCGAAGGCATCCGCGCCGACATCGAACGGCAGGTCGGCCGCCCGAATATGCCGGTGAGCGTCAGCATCGGCGTCGCCACCGGGCACCTCCTCACCGGGCAGGATGCGGAAGGGCTGCTCGCCGCGGCGGACAAGGCCGTCTACGAAGCAAAGGCGAATGGTCGCAACCGCGTGGCGGTGCGCAACCTCACCGAGACGCCGGATCACCGCCGTCCTCCGGATGCCGGCACTCACGCGGCCGCCGACTACACGTCCGAGGATCCCCGGACCGCTCAGGCGGTCTGATCCATCGCAAGGCGGAGCGTGCCTGCGGCGCTTTCCATCAGGGACAATCTTCGACACACCGGACTGGCCCTTGTGCCGCGCATGCTATCCATCGCATGGTATAAAGATAACGCCCCGACAGAGAAGGCTGTTGCGACGTTGCCAACCCGTTTGAAGATGTCCCTCCGGCGGCACGGGGTCATCGTGTCCGTATGCCTCGGCCTCATCGCGACCCTCGGCGTGCAGGCCGTTCTGCTGCTGGAGATCCGGCAGGACCGCTGGACCAGCGCCATCCAGGCGGCGCAGAACGTGCTTCATACGCTGGACAGCGATGTCGACCGCAACCTCAATCTTCTCGACCTCTCCCTTCAGGGCGCGCAGGAGGCCACCACCCGCGTCGAGATCGCCAACCTCGACCCGGTGATCCGCAACCTCGTGCTGTTCGATCGCGCCGGGAGTGCCGAATATCTCGGGGCCATGCTGGTGCTCTCCCCCAGCGGCGAGATCGTCTATGACGCCAGCGAGGTGAAGCCCCGGAGCGGGAATTTCGCGGACCGGGACTATTTCCAGGTGCAGAAGGACAGCGCGCAGGAGCCCTATATCAGCGCGCCGTTCGTCGGGCGGCTGGGGGACGATAACCCCGGCATCGCCCTCAGCCGGCGGATCAGCAATCCGGACGGCAGCTTTGACGGCGTGGTGATGGGGGCAATCAGCCTCAACTATTTCCGCGACCTCTTCTCGCGCATCAACATGGGCCGGGCGGGCGAGATCGCCCTCGTGCGCAGCGACGGGCGCCTCGTCATGCGCTGGCCGTCCGGCGACACCCACGACCTGCTCAATGCCAGCATCTCGCGGTCGGGCCTCTTCCGGCACATCGCCGAAGGGCCGAGCGGTTCCTTCACCACCAGCGACGGCACCGACGGCGTCGAGCGGCATTACCTCTACGCCCCCGTCGGCCGTTTTCCGCTGACGCTGGTGGTGGGCTTCTCCGTGGACGAGGTGCTCGGCCTCTGGCGGCGGCAGGCCCTCACCTTCGGCCTCATCGGATGCGTCATTGCCGGCGCCATCGTCCTTCTGGTGCTGGCGCTGCAAGGCGCACTGCGGCGGGAGGAGAAGATGAGCGCGCGGTTCGAGAACCTCGCCACCACCGACTGGCTAACCGGGCTTCCCAACCGGCGCTCCTTCGACGAGCGCCTGATCGCCGCCGCCCGCAGCACCGCCCGCTCCGCGGCGCCGCTGGCGCTGCTGATGATCGACGTGGACCGCTTCAAGGTGCTGAACGATCGTTTCGGCCATGGGCGCGGCGACGAGGTGCTCCGCCAGATCAGCCAGGTGCTGAAGGCCTGCGCCCGCCGGCCGGACGACATGGTGGCGCGCTATGGCGGCGAGGAGTTCGCCGCCGTGCTGCCTGGCACGGACGCCGCCGGCGCCGCCCGCGTGGCCGAGGCGATGCGGGCCGCGGTGGAGCACGCCTTCCCGAGCCCCGACATGACCGTGACCGTGAGCATCGGGGCCGCCTCCGGTACGCTTGCCCCCGAGACGGAAACCCGGACCTTGCTGGCCGCCGCCGATGCCGCGCTCTACGAGGCGAAAGCGCAGGGACGCAACCGGGTAGTCCTCGCATCCGGCACGGCGCCCGTGACGGAGGCCCTGCCCCTGCTGCCGCCTTCACGCGTGCGCAGCCGCTGAGCCGTCGGTCGCGTCCGCCGGCCTCCCCCTTCTGCTCCGCAACCGCAAAGCAAAAGGGCCGCTCCGGTTCACGGAGCGGCCCTCTGGTTCTGGTCCTGCGCCGCGTTCGGCGGCGGATCAGGCGATCCCGATCAGGCGGCGGCCTGCTTCGGGCGGGTCTCGGCCGTATAGGCATCCATCAGCTGATGGGTGATGCCCGACGGCGTGAACTTCCACTCGGCGATCTCGCCCACCGGCGTCACCTCGGCTGCGGTGCCGGTGATGAAGCATTCGGAGAAGCCGGCCAGTTCCTCAGGCTTGATGTGGCGCTCGACCACCTCGTAGCCGTGGCGCTTGGCAAGGTCGATCACCGTGCGGCGGGTGATGCCATCGAGGAAGCAGTCGGGCTTAGGCGTGTGGATGACGCCGTCCTTC
The Azorhizobium caulinodans ORS 571 genome window above contains:
- a CDS encoding sensor domain-containing diguanylate cyclase → MSVCLGLIATLGVQAVLLLEIRQDRWTSAIQAAQNVLHTLDSDVDRNLNLLDLSLQGAQEATTRVEIANLDPVIRNLVLFDRAGSAEYLGAMLVLSPSGEIVYDASEVKPRSGNFADRDYFQVQKDSAQEPYISAPFVGRLGDDNPGIALSRRISNPDGSFDGVVMGAISLNYFRDLFSRINMGRAGEIALVRSDGRLVMRWPSGDTHDLLNASISRSGLFRHIAEGPSGSFTTSDGTDGVERHYLYAPVGRFPLTLVVGFSVDEVLGLWRRQALTFGLIGCVIAGAIVLLVLALQGALRREEKMSARFENLATTDWLTGLPNRRSFDERLIAAARSTARSAAPLALLMIDVDRFKVLNDRFGHGRGDEVLRQISQVLKACARRPDDMVARYGGEEFAAVLPGTDAAGAARVAEAMRAAVEHAFPSPDMTVTVSIGAASGTLAPETETRTLLAAADAALYEAKAQGRNRVVLASGTAPVTEALPLLPPSRVRSR